Proteins encoded in a region of the Romeriopsis navalis LEGE 11480 genome:
- a CDS encoding HNH endonuclease, which yields MDLDKRARKHKIRAGVKERFGGTCAYCGKKPHVLTLDHIVAKSKGGFDVRSNLVAACRRCNKSKHSRELWEWWQSSPWWDEARARQLSETVLVCRLKQQN from the coding sequence ATGGATTTAGATAAGCGCGCTCGCAAACATAAAATTCGCGCCGGGGTGAAAGAACGCTTTGGCGGCACTTGTGCTTACTGTGGCAAAAAGCCCCATGTGTTGACCCTGGATCATATTGTGGCGAAATCCAAGGGGGGATTTGATGTACGCTCGAATCTTGTCGCCGCCTGCCGTCGCTGCAATAAAAGTAAGCACAGTCGGGAGCTATGGGAATGGTGGCAGTCATCACCTTGGTGGGATGAAGCAAGGGCACGGCAGTTATCTGAGACAGTGCTAGTTTGCCGCCTCAAACAGCAGAATTAA
- a CDS encoding DNA alkylation repair protein, which produces MVKNEGEIYARAIARWQNAENLWQRHASCIPFVSLAKSGDTNFPGFTDLMLEICQTVMQSPERFSQTAAGWLLRELWLAAPERVVASIEAQISQFSSEGLRYATEKMPRTEQLRLRSLRKTTLANFR; this is translated from the coding sequence ATGGTGAAAAATGAGGGAGAAATTTATGCCCGAGCGATCGCCCGTTGGCAAAATGCCGAAAATCTCTGGCAGCGACACGCTAGCTGTATCCCGTTTGTGAGTTTGGCGAAGTCTGGCGATACCAATTTCCCCGGCTTTACGGACTTGATGCTGGAAATTTGCCAAACCGTTATGCAATCACCAGAACGATTTTCTCAGACTGCCGCCGGCTGGTTACTCAGAGAACTCTGGTTGGCCGCACCGGAACGTGTTGTTGCGTCGATCGAAGCCCAAATCAGCCAATTTTCCAGTGAAGGCTTGCGTTATGCCACAGAGAAGATGCCTCGCACCGAGCAATTGCGGCTGCGCAGTCTGCGAAAGACAACATTAGCAAACTTCAGGTAA